One Methylosarcina fibrata AML-C10 DNA segment encodes these proteins:
- a CDS encoding GlcG/HbpS family heme-binding protein — protein sequence MKKMILKGSILALISTGVFAAPPKDCPVTYDQLKAALDAAVTQDNGGLGFDMWGTVVNADGRVCAVARTGEKLNDQWLASRIISAQKAYTAATLNNNQGSSANSTGGFAFSTASLYGAVLEGGPLYGLQHSNPVDTKWAYAGNSEKFGTNKDPLVGRRIGGINVFGGGLSLFDANDQVVGAVGVSGDTSCADHNIARRVRNYFATNGIAQAPATEADIDYAGGYPDCSGSSATFYTENIVGLSQRFP from the coding sequence ATGAAAAAAATGATACTAAAAGGTTCAATCCTGGCGCTGATTTCTACAGGCGTATTCGCCGCTCCGCCCAAGGACTGTCCGGTGACTTACGACCAGTTGAAAGCGGCATTGGATGCGGCAGTCACTCAGGATAACGGGGGCTTGGGTTTTGACATGTGGGGTACCGTTGTCAATGCCGACGGCAGAGTTTGCGCCGTTGCCAGAACGGGCGAAAAATTAAACGATCAATGGTTGGCCAGCCGCATTATTTCGGCTCAGAAAGCCTATACGGCGGCGACCTTGAATAACAACCAAGGATCGAGCGCCAATTCCACGGGCGGTTTTGCTTTTTCTACTGCCAGTCTCTATGGTGCCGTGCTCGAAGGCGGTCCGCTTTATGGTCTTCAGCACAGTAATCCGGTCGATACAAAATGGGCTTATGCGGGTAACAGCGAAAAATTCGGTACCAATAAAGATCCACTGGTAGGACGAAGGATCGGCGGCATCAACGTATTTGGCGGCGGGTTGTCCTTGTTTGACGCAAACGATCAGGTGGTGGGCGCCGTCGGAGTCAGTGGCGACACTTCCTGCGCGGATCATAATATTGCCAGACGGGTTAGAAACTATTTCGCGACCAACGGTATCGCCCAGGCTCCGGCAACCGAAGCCGATATCGATTATGCGGGAGGGTATCCTGACTGTTCCGGAAGTTCGGCGACTTTTTATACCGAGAACATCGTCGGTTTGAGTCAGCGCTTTCCTTAA
- a CDS encoding HEAT repeat domain-containing protein, whose protein sequence is MIKKRVTMVVLALTLCACNDTGKEGEGGNDTRTLFQKALQQDSRKIDKTPDSNTPSKKTESAGNRPSFTPTDGAEADETVDAEELEEFRQDYEGAADVEEKSEALIALVQADEKNAVALLKEAYTSPEPELRREAILQLQDFSDDEQAVDLMLRALDDPDSEVVMNAVEGLSGQESARVAEKLKKVAQSHPDEAVRELAQDYLDQANEYSQ, encoded by the coding sequence ATGATAAAAAAGCGAGTGACAATGGTCGTGCTGGCATTGACCCTGTGCGCGTGCAACGATACCGGCAAGGAAGGCGAGGGCGGTAACGACACCCGGACGCTTTTCCAAAAAGCCCTTCAGCAGGATTCCCGCAAGATCGATAAAACCCCGGATTCAAACACTCCGTCAAAGAAAACGGAATCCGCCGGTAACCGGCCTTCGTTTACGCCAACGGACGGGGCCGAGGCTGATGAAACCGTCGACGCCGAAGAGCTGGAAGAATTCCGGCAGGACTATGAAGGAGCGGCCGATGTCGAGGAAAAATCCGAGGCGCTCATTGCTTTGGTGCAGGCCGACGAAAAAAACGCAGTGGCCTTGTTAAAGGAAGCCTATACCAGTCCGGAGCCCGAATTGCGGAGAGAAGCCATCTTGCAATTGCAGGATTTCAGCGACGATGAGCAGGCGGTGGATTTGATGTTGAGAGCTTTGGACGATCCGGACTCGGAAGTGGTTATGAATGCGGTGGAAGGCCTGTCCGGACAAGAAAGCGCCCGTGTCGCGGAAAAATTAAAAAAAGTGGCGCAGTCCCATCCCGACGAGGCGGTCAGAGAACTGGCCCAGGATTATCTGGATCAAGCGAATGAATACAGTCAATAA
- a CDS encoding SOS response-associated peptidase — protein MCGRFALYSDPYALSHRFSTEAPLDLPPRFNIAPTQSILIIREESNKRQFTLARWGLVPHWAKTIEVGYTSYNARAETVAQKPGYREAFKRRRCLIPADGYYQWQAVAGSKAKQPWFIVLRNQLPMALAGLWEEWRSPAGENLESCVIIVTEANALLRSIYNRMPVVLAPAHWNDWLELRARDTHRLQNLLKPYPSEEMAAWPVSRKVNNPMYDSEKCIETVN, from the coding sequence ATGTGCGGCCGATTCGCTCTTTACAGCGATCCTTATGCTTTATCTCACCGCTTCAGTACAGAGGCGCCTTTGGATTTGCCGCCTCGATTTAATATTGCGCCGACACAAAGCATTCTAATCATCCGGGAAGAAAGCAATAAAAGGCAATTTACTTTGGCCAGATGGGGTCTGGTTCCGCATTGGGCGAAGACGATAGAAGTCGGCTATACCAGTTATAACGCCCGGGCGGAAACAGTGGCCCAAAAACCGGGATACCGGGAGGCTTTCAAGCGACGGCGCTGCCTGATACCGGCGGATGGCTATTACCAATGGCAAGCGGTGGCCGGCTCGAAGGCCAAACAACCGTGGTTTATCGTACTGCGTAATCAACTTCCCATGGCACTGGCTGGACTATGGGAAGAATGGCGGAGTCCGGCAGGAGAGAATTTGGAAAGCTGCGTCATCATTGTAACGGAAGCGAACGCCCTTTTGCGGTCGATTTATAATCGTATGCCGGTCGTTCTGGCTCCCGCTCATTGGAATGACTGGCTTGAATTAAGAGCGAGAGACACTCATCGCCTTCAAAACCTGCTGAAACCCTATCCTAGCGAAGAGATGGCGGCCTGGCCGGTGAGCAGGAAAGTCAACAACCCAATGTACGATTCCGAAAAATGCATAGAAACGGTGAATTAA
- a CDS encoding YVTN family beta-propeller repeat protein, giving the protein MYQLARKLFCFLFTLSFAIGAQAATYRTYIVNNWSPGSVDVVDGVTSAALSHKTTGGNTAVRAVISPDRSKVFISNQTSGSVSVLDTATNNIIATITVGNKPEFMVHHPTDNKLYVDNKDDGTVSVIDTTSFTVINTITVRTQPRFMVYTGGYIYVGNTGASSVSIIDTATDTVVQNLLVGQAPRGIAASPDGSRVYVANFGSNTVTAIDTATKTVAWTAAAGTNPSYMAVTPDNAYIYVTNTTSGTVSVINTTTQALENTISVGPTPWNITISPDGKRAFTEVANGNAAVAIDTASRTVLATIPVGTGPYWAELSPDGSKLYVTSPPAGTVSVIDTASLTVTNTITTGLNPWTVLATDLTPGIPADGDGDGIPDSSDNCPSVANPDQIDSNGNGIGDACDAPPPAPTISSVSPSSVARGTTATLTLTGTGFVSGISATVGPVGSGVVVQQITYLSSTSCQVTVNVTSTAPKGTKILTLINPDGQRAIRKNGFTVQ; this is encoded by the coding sequence ATGTACCAACTTGCTCGAAAACTATTTTGTTTCCTCTTTACCTTGAGCTTCGCCATTGGCGCCCAGGCGGCAACATACCGTACCTATATCGTCAATAACTGGTCACCCGGATCGGTAGACGTTGTTGACGGCGTCACCTCGGCCGCTCTTTCCCACAAGACAACCGGAGGAAATACTGCGGTTCGAGCAGTGATTTCTCCCGACCGATCGAAAGTCTTTATATCCAACCAGACCTCGGGCAGCGTGTCGGTACTCGACACGGCGACGAACAATATTATCGCCACGATCACGGTGGGCAACAAACCGGAGTTTATGGTGCACCATCCAACCGACAACAAGCTTTACGTCGATAACAAGGATGACGGCACTGTTTCGGTGATCGATACGACCAGCTTTACCGTGATTAATACCATCACGGTAAGGACCCAGCCGCGGTTCATGGTCTATACCGGAGGCTATATCTACGTCGGCAACACCGGAGCCAGCTCCGTTTCAATCATCGATACGGCCACCGATACCGTGGTACAAAACCTGCTTGTCGGCCAAGCGCCTCGAGGCATTGCCGCCTCGCCGGATGGCAGCCGGGTCTATGTGGCCAACTTCGGTTCCAATACGGTCACGGCCATCGATACCGCCACCAAGACCGTAGCCTGGACGGCCGCCGCCGGCACCAATCCTTCCTATATGGCCGTAACGCCGGACAATGCTTACATTTATGTCACCAACACCACTTCCGGCACCGTTTCGGTCATCAATACCACGACACAAGCCCTGGAAAATACCATCTCGGTCGGCCCGACGCCCTGGAATATAACCATCTCGCCCGACGGCAAGCGGGCATTTACCGAGGTCGCCAACGGCAATGCCGCCGTAGCCATCGATACGGCCAGCCGGACAGTCCTGGCCACCATACCGGTTGGCACCGGCCCCTACTGGGCAGAGTTGAGCCCTGACGGCAGCAAACTGTACGTTACCAGCCCGCCGGCCGGCACCGTTTCGGTCATCGATACCGCCAGTCTGACCGTGACCAATACAATCACGACCGGTCTTAATCCCTGGACCGTGTTAGCTACCGATCTCACCCCCGGCATTCCGGCGGACGGCGACGGCGACGGCATCCCCGACAGCAGCGACAACTGCCCGTCGGTAGCCAATCCCGATCAGATTGACAGCAACGGCAACGGCATCGGCGATGCCTGCGACGCGCCGCCCCCTGCACCGACCATCAGCAGTGTGAGCCCGTCTTCCGTAGCACGGGGCACAACGGCCACCTTGACCCTGACCGGCACCGGTTTTGTCTCCGGGATTAGCGCGACAGTCGGTCCTGTAGGGAGCGGCGTGGTGGTGCAGCAGATAACATATCTCAGCTCGACCAGTTGTCAAGTGACAGTGAACGTTACCAGCACGGCACCGAAAGGAACTAAAATTTTGACGCTGATCAATCCCGACGGCCAAAGAGCAATTCGGAAAAACGGATTTACGGTTCAATAA
- a CDS encoding type II toxin-antitoxin system HicB family antitoxin gives MKLVAIVQPSYQGLTKRFSAYSPDIPGCIANGSTEKKAIEALRVMITHQINRLEEVGMEPPQSSCKIEILNIETKKSQENGDEFVPLSRLQ, from the coding sequence ATGAAATTAGTAGCGATTGTCCAACCCAGTTATCAAGGTTTAACAAAACGTTTTTCAGCTTATAGCCCGGACATTCCAGGATGCATAGCCAATGGATCGACCGAAAAAAAAGCCATAGAAGCACTGAGAGTAATGATCACTCATCAAATAAACAGGCTGGAAGAAGTAGGGATGGAGCCTCCTCAAAGTTCTTGTAAAATAGAAATTCTCAATATTGAAACTAAAAAAAGCCAGGAAAATGGCGACGAGTTTGTTCCATTAAGCCGATTACAATAG
- a CDS encoding fibronectin type III domain-containing protein — translation MNTRINYVLFFIVLYLVNVPAFSITFDRTRPTTPTSLTAAPISTSEIDLSWVKSSDAGTGVKGYRIYKNGKYSSSTNTTSFKSTGLTAGTSYSFAVSAYDGAGNVSSLSKTVQATTLTSGGGGGDTVAEVGYIGCSMTMGAVDGALDLGSTIFWSTKPDYGGGGVWQWAQSFSNKFWTAFQTAYNAQPVNVIWWQLCSLDAYKNNETYDNALLVIDELKSRIPGVTVYVSAQPVYDPVDHVCTLAGESGPTRMATLAAQLTTNGEALAGPVTGPLNYPEQTKDSCHPNASGEQLMGQQVIDFFD, via the coding sequence ATGAACACACGAATAAATTATGTTTTGTTTTTCATCGTTTTGTATCTCGTCAACGTACCGGCCTTTTCGATCACTTTCGATCGCACCAGACCGACCACTCCCACCAGCCTCACGGCGGCGCCGATATCCACTTCGGAAATTGACTTATCCTGGGTTAAATCCAGCGATGCCGGTACCGGCGTCAAAGGCTACCGTATCTATAAAAATGGCAAATATTCTTCTTCGACAAACACTACTTCGTTTAAGTCAACCGGATTGACTGCCGGAACTTCCTATAGCTTTGCCGTATCGGCTTATGATGGCGCCGGAAACGTCTCGTCCTTGTCCAAAACCGTTCAAGCGACCACGTTAACCTCGGGTGGCGGAGGTGGCGATACGGTTGCGGAAGTTGGTTATATCGGTTGTTCGATGACGATGGGAGCAGTCGACGGGGCACTGGATTTAGGTTCAACAATCTTTTGGAGCACAAAGCCCGATTATGGCGGCGGCGGGGTTTGGCAGTGGGCGCAAAGCTTTAGCAATAAATTCTGGACCGCTTTCCAGACGGCTTACAATGCCCAGCCGGTGAACGTTATCTGGTGGCAATTATGTTCGCTCGATGCTTATAAGAATAACGAAACGTATGACAATGCACTTTTGGTGATTGACGAACTCAAGAGCCGTATTCCGGGAGTCACCGTCTATGTTTCCGCTCAACCCGTTTACGATCCTGTAGACCATGTTTGCACGCTGGCCGGTGAATCGGGTCCCACCCGGATGGCGACTTTGGCGGCGCAATTGACCACGAACGGCGAGGCTCTGGCAGGACCGGTGACCGGCCCATTAAATTATCCGGAACAGACCAAAGACAGTTGTCACCCGAATGCCTCCGGCGAACAATTGATGGGGCAACAAGTCATCGATTTTTTTGACTAG
- a CDS encoding sensor domain-containing diguanylate cyclase: protein MEEDLATDLLVLQSHLDGMIDLVAKNNASLRQYRDFEMRLLNLDSMSEIIEHILDDAKKYFDFEVISLCLVDETFEMEKILNDQGLDIKSRKEVIFLKDKELLQSTFGFAVRPYIGAFQKTFLSSFFSENKQPVSVAITPLIRRRKYLGTLNLGSYKADRFAGPAMMEYLVHLSSVISICLENSLNFETIKRTSYIDTLTGVNNRRFFEQRINEELDRCQRNADPISCLFLDIDRFKAINDKYGHQGGDQVLALAAKTIKTQLRNNDVLARYGGEEFVALLTNIDGDKAFEIAERIRKTVENLVIKYHDTSISITVSIGLATHVPDRMSLTKSDDAVIRLIKAADAALYKAKRNGRNRVETNKTSLSVELMNMISLI from the coding sequence TTGGAAGAAGACTTAGCCACTGATTTATTGGTACTGCAAAGCCATTTGGACGGAATGATCGACCTGGTTGCGAAAAATAACGCGAGCTTGAGGCAGTATCGCGATTTTGAAATGCGTTTGCTAAATCTTGATTCCATGTCCGAAATCATTGAGCACATATTGGATGATGCGAAAAAATATTTTGATTTTGAAGTGATCAGCCTGTGTCTGGTGGACGAAACCTTCGAAATGGAAAAAATCTTGAACGATCAGGGACTCGATATAAAATCGAGAAAAGAAGTGATTTTTCTAAAAGACAAAGAGCTTTTACAATCGACTTTCGGCTTTGCGGTTCGTCCTTACATCGGAGCCTTTCAGAAAACCTTTCTGTCTTCATTTTTCAGCGAAAACAAACAACCCGTCAGCGTGGCCATCACTCCCTTGATTCGCCGCCGGAAATACCTGGGGACGTTGAATTTAGGAAGCTACAAAGCCGACCGTTTTGCCGGTCCCGCAATGATGGAATATCTCGTTCATTTAAGTTCGGTGATCAGCATTTGCCTGGAAAACAGCCTCAACTTCGAAACCATAAAAAGAACCAGCTACATCGACACCCTGACGGGAGTAAATAACAGGCGTTTTTTCGAGCAGCGCATCAACGAAGAATTGGATCGCTGCCAACGCAACGCCGATCCTATCTCCTGTCTGTTTCTGGACATCGATCGCTTTAAGGCGATCAATGATAAATACGGGCATCAAGGCGGCGACCAGGTGCTGGCTCTGGCAGCGAAGACCATAAAAACCCAATTACGGAATAACGATGTGCTGGCGCGTTATGGCGGTGAAGAATTCGTCGCCCTTCTGACCAATATTGACGGGGATAAAGCGTTCGAGATCGCGGAACGCATACGCAAGACAGTGGAAAACTTGGTGATTAAATATCACGACACTTCAATTTCCATTACCGTATCGATCGGACTGGCCACACACGTTCCTGACCGAATGTCGTTAACCAAATCCGACGATGCCGTCATCCGCTTGATCAAGGCGGCGGATGCCGCTTTGTACAAAGCCAAACGCAACGGCAGAAACCGGGTGGAAACCAATAAAACCAGTCTTTCTGTGGAATTGATGAATATGATCAGTTTAATTTAA
- a CDS encoding peroxiredoxin — MSLRINDEAPNFTAVTTQGTINFHDWIGDGWAILFSHPKDFTPVCTTELGYMARLEPEFAKRNCKLIGLSVDPVEDHKKWAKDIEETQGCAVSYPLIGDSDLKVAKLYNMLPADEPGTSEGRTAATNATVRSVFIIGPDKKIKLMLTYPMTTGRNFDEILRVLDSMQLTAKHKVATPVNWKSGEDVIIVPAVSDEEAKKMFPGGWKTLKPYLRITKQPQ; from the coding sequence ATGTCACTACGAATAAATGATGAAGCGCCCAATTTTACTGCGGTCACAACGCAGGGCACTATTAACTTTCATGACTGGATTGGCGACGGTTGGGCCATTCTATTTTCTCATCCCAAAGATTTCACTCCGGTATGCACCACGGAACTGGGCTATATGGCCAGGCTGGAGCCGGAATTTGCCAAGCGAAACTGCAAACTTATCGGCTTGAGTGTGGATCCCGTAGAGGATCATAAGAAATGGGCCAAAGATATCGAAGAAACCCAGGGATGCGCGGTCAGCTATCCGTTGATCGGCGACAGCGACCTGAAAGTGGCCAAACTGTACAACATGTTGCCGGCCGACGAGCCGGGGACTTCGGAAGGCCGTACGGCTGCGACCAATGCGACCGTGCGTTCCGTGTTTATTATCGGGCCCGACAAAAAAATCAAGCTGATGCTGACTTATCCGATGACCACGGGCCGAAATTTCGATGAAATCCTGCGTGTGCTGGATTCGATGCAACTCACCGCAAAACATAAAGTAGCAACGCCGGTGAATTGGAAAAGCGGAGAAGATGTCATCATCGTACCGGCGGTCTCGGACGAGGAAGCGAAAAAGATGTTTCCCGGAGGCTGGAAGACCCTTAAGCCTTATTTACGGATAACCAAACAACCGCAGTGA
- a CDS encoding glutamate synthase subunit beta, with translation MGKPTGFMEIPRSDRRSLPAAERIKNFREFTLTPSDAEMSQQGARCMDCGIPFCHQGCPINNIIPDWNELVHRGNWQQALDVLHSTNNFPEFTGRICPAPCEAACTLNLTDQPVTIKSIECAIIDKGWQMGWIKPLIPVKRTGKRVAVIGSGPAGLACAQQLARAGHEVVLYEKNDRIGGLLRYGIPDFKMEKHWIDRRIAQMQAEGVRFRPNSHIGKNISARKLLDDFDAVVLAVGSEKPRDLEVAGRNEHQGVHFAMDFLRQQNKRNAGDVIPEDQAITAKGKRVIVIGGGDTGSDCIGTSIRQGAASVTQLEILPKPPEKENKLLTWPNWPNKLRTSSSQEEGCQRYWSVNTKSITGKDGLITHLNAVRVEWKQEGGQWKMSEVQDSAFTLEADLVLLAMGFVHPVHEGLLHELGVEIDGRGQIKANDRQYQTSIGKVFAAGDGRRGQSLVVWAIREGRQAARAVDEYLMGTSDLPR, from the coding sequence ATGGGTAAACCAACCGGGTTTATGGAAATTCCCCGCTCTGATCGGCGTTCTTTGCCCGCTGCCGAGCGTATCAAAAATTTTCGAGAATTTACGCTGACTCCAAGCGATGCCGAGATGTCCCAGCAGGGAGCCCGTTGCATGGATTGCGGTATTCCCTTTTGTCATCAAGGTTGTCCGATCAATAACATCATTCCGGACTGGAACGAGTTGGTTCATCGGGGAAACTGGCAACAAGCACTGGACGTTTTGCACAGCACCAACAACTTTCCCGAGTTTACCGGGCGTATTTGCCCCGCGCCGTGCGAGGCCGCTTGTACGCTCAATTTGACCGATCAGCCGGTCACCATCAAATCGATCGAATGCGCCATTATCGACAAAGGCTGGCAGATGGGCTGGATAAAACCGCTCATTCCGGTAAAGCGCACCGGCAAACGCGTGGCCGTGATCGGTTCCGGACCTGCCGGCCTGGCCTGCGCGCAGCAACTGGCTCGCGCCGGGCATGAGGTCGTTCTGTACGAAAAAAATGACCGTATCGGCGGTTTGTTGCGCTATGGCATTCCCGATTTCAAAATGGAAAAGCACTGGATCGATCGCCGTATTGCGCAAATGCAGGCGGAAGGCGTCCGCTTCCGGCCCAACAGTCACATCGGCAAGAATATTTCCGCCCGGAAACTACTCGACGATTTCGATGCCGTTGTCCTGGCCGTAGGTTCGGAAAAGCCCCGCGATTTGGAAGTCGCCGGACGCAACGAGCATCAGGGAGTCCATTTTGCCATGGACTTCTTGCGCCAACAAAACAAACGCAACGCCGGCGATGTCATTCCGGAAGATCAGGCCATTACCGCCAAAGGCAAACGCGTCATCGTCATCGGCGGCGGCGATACCGGTTCCGACTGCATCGGCACGTCGATTCGTCAAGGCGCAGCCTCGGTAACCCAGCTCGAAATTCTGCCGAAACCGCCGGAAAAAGAAAACAAACTGCTCACCTGGCCGAACTGGCCCAACAAACTCCGCACGTCTTCTTCCCAGGAAGAAGGTTGCCAGCGCTACTGGAGCGTCAACACCAAGAGCATTACCGGCAAGGACGGCCTGATTACCCATCTCAACGCGGTGCGGGTGGAATGGAAGCAGGAAGGCGGACAATGGAAAATGAGCGAAGTCCAAGACAGCGCATTCACTCTCGAAGCGGACCTGGTGCTGTTGGCCATGGGATTCGTTCATCCGGTTCACGAAGGACTGCTGCATGAACTTGGCGTGGAGATCGACGGGCGCGGCCAGATTAAAGCCAATGACCGGCAATACCAAACTTCCATAGGTAAAGTTTTTGCCGCTGGCGACGGACGCCGCGGGCAGTCGCTGGTGGTCTGGGCGATTCGGGAAGGCAGGCAAGCTGCGCGGGCCGTGGATGAATATCTGATGGGTACCTCGGACCTGCCCCGGTAA